From Streptomyces sp. NBC_00775, one genomic window encodes:
- a CDS encoding VWA domain-containing protein, giving the protein MTSTAMSKGANLPVVAGAVQAVLGWRGGAGAPDADASALLLGADGRVRGDGDFVFYNQPRHASGAVRHLGKQRDAAGTTDTVEVDLRALEPGIERVVLCASADGGTFGELTGLTLTLLDAGTRQEVARFEMEATTETAFIGGELYLRGGQWKFRAVGQGYASGLAGLATDFGISVDEEAGAAGGPEPSTAGVGAPAPAAVPPVAQPAPAVPAVPPTPAPRLVKGEEQLPVDMRKRLSLRKEQVAVSLEKHGAAGVTARVVLVLDASGSMSFLYSKGVVADVVERMAAVAAQLDDDGVMQAWTFASHPARLPDLGLGELPEWLELHVRVGELSLFRRSKKPRKGLRPGQVDMRTVGIQNEEQKVIAEVRTYVREHPATDPTLVLFFSDGGVYRNKEIEKELLEAVEEPVFWQFVGLGRSNYGVLERFDTLPGRRVDNVGFFAVDDISDVPDPELYDRLLSEFPAWMTAARQLGII; this is encoded by the coding sequence ATGACATCGACAGCCATGAGCAAGGGCGCCAACCTTCCCGTCGTCGCCGGGGCCGTGCAGGCCGTGCTCGGCTGGAGAGGAGGGGCCGGTGCGCCGGATGCGGATGCCTCGGCGCTGCTGCTCGGCGCGGACGGACGGGTGCGGGGTGACGGTGACTTCGTCTTCTACAACCAGCCGCGTCATGCCTCCGGCGCCGTACGCCATCTCGGGAAGCAGCGGGACGCCGCCGGCACGACGGACACGGTCGAGGTGGACCTGCGCGCCCTGGAGCCGGGCATCGAGCGGGTCGTGCTGTGCGCCTCGGCCGACGGTGGCACGTTCGGTGAGCTGACCGGACTGACGCTCACGCTGCTCGATGCCGGGACGCGGCAGGAGGTCGCGCGCTTCGAGATGGAGGCCACGACGGAGACGGCGTTCATCGGGGGTGAGCTGTATCTGCGGGGCGGCCAGTGGAAGTTCCGTGCGGTCGGACAGGGCTATGCGTCCGGACTCGCGGGGCTGGCCACCGACTTCGGGATCAGCGTGGACGAGGAGGCCGGCGCGGCCGGGGGCCCGGAGCCCAGCACCGCAGGGGTCGGGGCGCCTGCCCCGGCTGCCGTTCCGCCTGTGGCGCAGCCCGCCCCGGCGGTTCCAGCCGTACCCCCCACCCCCGCCCCTCGCCTCGTCAAGGGCGAGGAGCAGTTGCCCGTGGACATGCGCAAGCGGCTCTCGCTGCGCAAGGAGCAGGTCGCGGTCAGCCTGGAGAAGCACGGTGCGGCGGGGGTGACGGCCCGCGTCGTCCTGGTCCTGGACGCCTCCGGGTCGATGTCCTTCCTGTACTCGAAGGGCGTCGTGGCCGACGTGGTGGAGCGGATGGCGGCGGTGGCCGCGCAGCTGGACGACGACGGGGTGATGCAGGCGTGGACGTTCGCGTCCCATCCGGCGCGGCTGCCGGATCTCGGTCTGGGAGAACTGCCCGAGTGGCTGGAGCTCCATGTCCGGGTCGGTGAGCTGAGCCTGTTCCGACGGAGCAAGAAGCCGCGGAAGGGCCTGCGGCCGGGGCAGGTGGACATGCGCACGGTCGGGATCCAGAACGAGGAGCAGAAGGTGATCGCCGAGGTCCGGACGTATGTGCGCGAGCACCCGGCCACCGATCCCACGCTGGTGCTGTTCTTCTCCGACGGCGGCGTCTACCGCAACAAGGAGATCGAGAAGGAGCTGCTGGAAGCGGTCGAGGAGCCGGTCTTCTGGCAGTTCGTGGGCCTGGGACGGTCCAACTACGGCGTGCTGGAACGGTTCGACACGCTGCCGGGCCGACGCGTCGACAACGTGGGGTTCTTCGCCGTCGACGACATCAGCGACGTACCGGATCCGGAGCTGTACGACCGGCTGCTGTCCGAGTTCCCGGCCTGGATGACCGCGGCCCGGCAGCTGGGCATCATCTGA
- a CDS encoding metallophosphoesterase, with protein sequence MTQGAGQGPEVVRTATLRDFRVPAYVHETGPYVPETGPYAQSTPPGEGARPAEESAEYAAAAHSSADYPPAEYPSAEYSAEYTPTRRDLPVINRGDTLQVAVDPDAVAAPAPGDGPGPLYVVGDVHGYLDQLVAALQEQGLIDAAGNWSAGTARLWFLGDFTDRGPDGIGVIDLVMRLSAEAAAAGGYCKALMGNHELLLLGAKRFGDTPVNSGAGTATFQAAWLLNGGQKTDMDRLQDHHLQWMARLDAMEQVDGHLLVHSDTTAYLDYGDSIEAVNDTVRETLTRNDADECWDLFRKFTKRFAFRDDGGAEAVRELLGAYGGTRIVHGHSPIPYLLGEVGSEEGEDGAGPVVEGPHLYADGLAIAMDGGVTMAGKLLVRQLPLDS encoded by the coding sequence ATGACTCAGGGGGCCGGTCAGGGACCCGAGGTGGTGCGGACGGCGACGTTGCGCGACTTCCGGGTGCCCGCGTACGTCCACGAGACCGGTCCGTACGTCCCCGAGACCGGTCCGTACGCGCAGAGCACGCCTCCCGGCGAGGGCGCCAGACCCGCCGAGGAGTCCGCCGAGTACGCGGCCGCGGCTCACTCGTCCGCGGATTACCCGCCTGCCGAGTACCCGTCCGCGGAGTACTCGGCGGAGTACACGCCCACTCGGCGCGATCTGCCCGTCATCAACCGGGGTGACACGCTTCAGGTCGCCGTTGACCCCGACGCCGTGGCCGCCCCGGCGCCCGGCGACGGGCCGGGTCCGCTGTACGTCGTCGGCGATGTGCACGGCTATCTCGACCAGCTGGTCGCCGCGCTCCAGGAGCAGGGACTCATCGACGCCGCGGGCAACTGGTCCGCCGGGACCGCGCGCCTGTGGTTCCTCGGCGACTTCACCGACCGCGGCCCGGACGGCATCGGCGTGATCGACCTCGTGATGCGGCTGTCCGCCGAGGCGGCCGCGGCCGGCGGCTACTGCAAGGCCCTCATGGGCAACCACGAGCTGCTGCTGCTCGGTGCCAAGCGGTTCGGCGACACCCCCGTCAACTCCGGCGCGGGCACCGCCACCTTCCAGGCCGCCTGGCTGCTCAACGGCGGCCAGAAGACCGACATGGACCGTCTCCAGGACCACCACTTGCAGTGGATGGCCCGCCTCGACGCCATGGAGCAGGTCGACGGACACCTCCTGGTGCACTCCGACACCACCGCCTATCTCGACTACGGCGACTCCATCGAAGCGGTCAACGACACCGTCCGCGAAACCCTCACCCGCAACGACGCGGACGAGTGCTGGGACCTCTTCCGCAAGTTCACCAAGCGCTTCGCGTTCCGGGACGACGGGGGCGCCGAGGCCGTTCGGGAACTGCTCGGCGCGTACGGCGGCACCCGCATCGTCCATGGTCACAGCCCTATTCCGTACCTCCTGGGCGAGGTCGGCTCGGAGGAGGGCGAGGACGGCGCGGGCCCGGTGGTCGAGGGACCGCATCTTTACGCCGACGGGCTGGCCATCGCGATGGACGGCGGAGTGACCATGGCCGGAAAGCTGCTGGTCCGGCAACTTCCCCTGGATAGCTGA
- a CDS encoding LacI family DNA-binding transcriptional regulator, with protein MTAAGKHQVSRAETSRRGGRPGRAGIRDVAAAAGVSITTVSDALNGKGRLPDATRRHVREVADRLGYRPSAAARTLRTGKSGLIGLTVTTYGDEPFTFTEFAYFAEMARAATSAALARGYALVILPATSRHDVWSNVALDGTVVIDPSDQDPVVSELVRQGLPVVSDGRPAGSLPVTAWVDNDHEAAVLGILDHLADAGARRIGLLTGTTTDTYTHLSTTAYLRWCERVGQDPVYEAYPAHDPCAGAVAADRLLARPDRPDAVYGLFDPNGTDLLAAARRYGLRVPDDLLLVCCSESTVYANTEPPITTLSLKPRRIGTAVVQLLIDAIEGVESDQPVEQVIPTELIVRTSSERRPPRTTVSAPRSPEKG; from the coding sequence ATGACAGCAGCAGGGAAGCACCAGGTGAGCCGGGCGGAGACCTCCCGCCGAGGCGGTCGACCGGGCCGGGCGGGTATCAGAGACGTGGCTGCGGCCGCAGGGGTCTCCATCACGACTGTGTCCGATGCCCTCAACGGCAAGGGCCGGCTCCCGGACGCCACCCGACGCCACGTCCGCGAGGTCGCCGACCGGCTGGGCTATCGCCCGTCGGCCGCGGCCCGAACCCTCCGTACCGGCAAGTCGGGCCTCATCGGCCTGACCGTGACGACGTACGGGGATGAACCTTTCACCTTCACGGAGTTCGCGTACTTCGCGGAGATGGCCAGAGCCGCCACCTCGGCCGCGCTCGCCCGGGGCTACGCCCTGGTCATCCTCCCCGCGACCTCGCGCCACGACGTGTGGTCGAACGTCGCCCTGGACGGAACCGTGGTCATCGACCCGTCCGACCAGGACCCGGTGGTCAGCGAGTTGGTCCGGCAGGGCTTACCGGTCGTCTCCGACGGCCGCCCGGCGGGCTCGCTCCCGGTCACCGCCTGGGTGGACAACGACCACGAGGCCGCGGTCCTGGGCATCCTCGACCATCTGGCCGACGCCGGCGCCCGCCGGATCGGCCTCCTCACCGGCACCACCACGGACACGTACACCCATCTCTCCACCACCGCGTATCTGCGCTGGTGTGAGCGCGTGGGCCAGGATCCGGTGTACGAGGCCTACCCGGCGCACGATCCGTGCGCTGGGGCCGTCGCCGCCGACCGACTCCTCGCCCGGCCCGACCGCCCCGACGCCGTCTACGGTCTCTTCGACCCGAACGGCACCGACCTGCTGGCCGCGGCCCGGCGCTACGGTCTGCGCGTACCGGACGACCTGCTGCTGGTCTGCTGCAGCGAGTCGACCGTCTACGCCAACACCGAGCCGCCCATCACAACGCTCTCCCTCAAACCGCGCCGGATCGGCACGGCCGTGGTCCAGCTCCTCATCGACGCCATCGAAGGGGTCGAATCGGACCAACCGGTCGAGCAGGTGATACCGACGGAGCTGATCGTGCGGACGTCCTCCGAGCGTCGTCCGCCCCGTACGACGGTCAGTGCGCCCCGATCACCCGAGAAGGGTTGA
- the hisC gene encoding histidinol-phosphate transaminase, translating to MSETSPKLRAELEGIPTYKPGKPAAAGGPVAYKLSSNENPYPPLPGVIESVTAATGSFNRYPDMACTGLMNELSDRFGVPVSHLATGTGSVGVAQQLLQATSGPGDEVIYAWRSFEAYPIITQISGATSVRVPLTPGEVHDLDAMADAITDRTRLIFVCNPNNPTGTVVRRAELERFLDRVPSDVLVVLDEAYREFIRDVEVPDGVAIYRDRPNVCVLRTFSKAYGLAGLRVGFAIAHEPVAAALRKTAVPFGVSQLAQDAAVASLRAEDELIGRVGSLVCERQRVLEALRGQGWTVPETQANFVWLRLGERTLDFAAHCEQAGVVVRPFAGEGVRVTIGENEANDIFLKATEGFRKEL from the coding sequence GTGAGCGAGACGAGCCCCAAGCTGCGTGCCGAGCTGGAGGGTATCCCCACCTACAAGCCCGGCAAGCCCGCCGCGGCGGGCGGTCCGGTGGCGTACAAGTTGTCCTCCAACGAGAACCCGTATCCGCCGCTGCCCGGCGTGATCGAGAGCGTCACCGCCGCGACGGGGTCCTTCAACCGCTACCCGGACATGGCGTGCACCGGGCTGATGAACGAGTTGTCGGACCGTTTCGGCGTCCCTGTCTCGCACCTGGCGACCGGCACCGGCTCGGTCGGGGTGGCGCAGCAGCTGCTGCAGGCCACGAGCGGCCCCGGTGACGAGGTCATCTACGCCTGGCGGTCCTTCGAGGCCTACCCGATCATCACGCAGATCAGCGGGGCGACCTCGGTGAGGGTGCCGCTGACTCCGGGTGAGGTGCACGACCTGGACGCGATGGCGGACGCGATCACCGACCGGACCCGGCTGATCTTCGTCTGCAACCCCAACAACCCGACCGGCACGGTGGTGCGCCGGGCCGAGCTGGAGCGGTTCCTCGACCGGGTGCCCAGTGATGTGCTGGTCGTTCTGGACGAGGCGTACCGCGAGTTCATCCGTGATGTCGAGGTGCCGGACGGCGTCGCGATCTACCGTGACCGGCCCAACGTCTGTGTACTGCGCACGTTCTCCAAGGCGTACGGACTCGCCGGTCTCCGGGTCGGCTTCGCGATCGCCCATGAGCCGGTCGCCGCGGCGCTGCGCAAGACGGCGGTGCCCTTCGGCGTGAGCCAGCTGGCCCAGGACGCCGCCGTGGCGAGCCTGCGCGCCGAGGACGAACTGATCGGCAGGGTCGGCTCGCTGGTGTGCGAGCGCCAGCGCGTGCTCGAAGCGCTGCGCGGTCAGGGCTGGACGGTGCCCGAGACGCAGGCCAACTTCGTGTGGCTGCGACTGGGGGAGCGCACCCTCGACTTCGCCGCCCACTGCGAGCAGGCCGGGGTCGTCGTACGGCCCTTCGCCGGCGAGGGAGTCCGGGTGACGATCGGCGAGAACGAGGCGAACGACATCTTCCTGAAGGCGACGGAGGGGTTCCGCAAGGAGCTCTGA
- a CDS encoding cyclophilin-like fold protein, protein MQIRISWPAGHLTATLDDTPTTRALAQALPLASTAHTWGEEVYFDTGVSAALEVGAQQVVEPGTVAFWTDGDALALPYGPTPISRGDECRLASPCNVLGRLDGDPRTLTTVRDGDPVRVELVDRVEP, encoded by the coding sequence ATGCAGATACGGATCTCCTGGCCCGCGGGGCACCTCACCGCGACCCTCGACGACACCCCGACCACCCGGGCCCTCGCCCAGGCGCTGCCGCTCGCCTCCACCGCCCACACCTGGGGCGAGGAGGTCTACTTCGACACCGGCGTCTCCGCCGCCCTGGAGGTCGGCGCCCAACAGGTCGTCGAGCCCGGCACGGTGGCCTTCTGGACCGACGGCGACGCCCTCGCCCTCCCCTACGGGCCCACACCGATCTCGCGAGGCGACGAGTGCCGCCTCGCGAGCCCGTGCAACGTCCTCGGCCGCCTCGACGGCGACCCCCGCACCCTCACGACCGTGCGCGACGGCGACCCCGTACGCGTAGAACTCGTAGACCGTGTAGAGCCCTAG
- a CDS encoding cytochrome ubiquinol oxidase subunit I, with protein sequence MELALAPETLARWQFGITTVYHFLFVPLTISLAALTAGLQTAWVRTENQKYLRATKFWGKLFLINIAMGVVTGIVQEFQFGMNWSDYSRFVGDIFGAPLAFEALIAFFFESTFIGLWIFGWDKLPKKIHLACIWMVSIGTILSAYFILAANSWMQHPVGYKINKAKGRAELTDFWHVLTQNTALAQFFHTISASFLTGGAFIVGIAAFHLLRKKHVSVMKTSLRLGLVTVAIAGLLTAISGDTLGKVMFKQQPMKMAAAEALWDGQDSAPFSIFAYGDVSKGHNTVELSVPGILSFLADDDFSSYVPGINDTNKAEQAKYGPGDYRPNIPVAFWAFRWMIGFGMASFAIGLVGLWLTRKKFMLPQHLRVGDDEVPHLVLFKNKALGPTLTKWYWRIAILTLGFPLIANSWGWIFTEMGRQPWVVYGVLQTRQAVSPGVSQGEVLTSMIVFTALYAILAVVEVKLLVKYVKAGPPELTDADLNPPTRIGGDSRDADKPMAFSY encoded by the coding sequence GTGGAATTGGCTTTGGCGCCGGAGACTCTGGCGCGATGGCAGTTCGGTATCACCACCGTCTACCACTTCCTCTTCGTCCCCCTGACGATCTCGCTCGCCGCGCTCACCGCCGGCCTGCAGACGGCGTGGGTGCGCACGGAGAACCAGAAGTACCTCAGGGCCACGAAGTTCTGGGGCAAGCTCTTCCTGATCAACATCGCGATGGGTGTCGTCACCGGCATCGTGCAGGAGTTCCAGTTCGGCATGAACTGGTCCGACTACTCGCGCTTCGTCGGTGACATCTTCGGTGCCCCGCTCGCCTTCGAGGCCCTGATCGCCTTCTTCTTCGAGTCCACCTTCATCGGGCTGTGGATCTTCGGCTGGGACAAGCTGCCCAAGAAGATCCACCTCGCCTGCATCTGGATGGTCTCGATCGGCACGATCCTGTCGGCGTACTTCATCCTCGCGGCCAACTCCTGGATGCAGCACCCCGTCGGCTACAAGATCAACAAGGCGAAGGGGCGTGCCGAACTCACCGACTTCTGGCATGTGCTGACCCAGAACACCGCGCTCGCCCAGTTCTTCCACACGATCTCGGCGTCCTTCCTGACCGGCGGAGCCTTCATCGTCGGCATCGCCGCCTTCCACCTGCTCCGCAAGAAGCACGTCTCTGTGATGAAGACCTCGCTGCGCCTCGGCCTGGTCACCGTCGCCATCGCCGGACTGCTCACCGCGATCAGCGGTGACACCCTCGGCAAGGTCATGTTCAAGCAGCAGCCGATGAAGATGGCCGCCGCCGAGGCACTGTGGGACGGTCAGGACTCCGCGCCGTTCTCGATCTTCGCGTACGGGGACGTCAGCAAGGGGCACAACACCGTCGAGCTGTCCGTCCCAGGGATACTGTCGTTCCTCGCCGACGACGACTTCAGCTCGTACGTCCCCGGCATCAACGACACCAACAAGGCCGAGCAGGCGAAGTACGGTCCCGGCGACTACCGGCCCAACATCCCTGTCGCCTTCTGGGCGTTCCGCTGGATGATCGGCTTCGGCATGGCGTCCTTCGCGATCGGCCTGGTCGGACTCTGGCTGACCCGCAAGAAGTTCATGCTGCCGCAGCACCTGAGGGTCGGCGACGACGAGGTGCCGCATCTCGTCCTCTTCAAGAACAAGGCCCTCGGCCCGACGCTCACCAAGTGGTACTGGCGCATCGCGATCCTGACCCTGGGCTTCCCGCTGATCGCCAACTCCTGGGGCTGGATCTTCACCGAGATGGGCCGTCAGCCGTGGGTCGTCTACGGCGTGCTGCAGACCCGGCAAGCGGTCTCCCCCGGTGTCTCCCAGGGCGAGGTGCTCACCTCGATGATCGTCTTCACGGCGCTCTACGCGATCCTCGCCGTCGTCGAGGTCAAGCTGCTCGTGAAGTACGTCAAGGCCGGACCGCCCGAGCTCACCGACGCCGACCTCAACCCGCCCACCAGGATCGGCGGCGACTCCCGTGACGCCGACAAGCCGATGGCCTTCTCCTACTAG
- the cydB gene encoding cytochrome d ubiquinol oxidase subunit II: protein MELHDVWFVLIAVLWIGYFFLEGFDFGVGILTKLLARDRAEKRVLINTIGPVWDGNEVWLLTAGGATFAAFPEWYATLFSGFYLPLLIILVSLIVRGVAFEYRAKRPEENWQRNWETAIFWTSLIPAFLWGVAFGNIVRGVKIDQNFEYVGTFWDLLNPYALLGGLVTLTLFTFHGTVFVGLKTVGDIRERARKLALQLGLATAVVALIFLLWTQVENGDGASLVALVVAVAALVAALVAVNGGREGWAFMLSGLTIVAAVAMLFLTLFPNVMPSSLNEDWSLTVTNASSSPYTLKIMTWCAGIATPIVLLYQSWTYWVFRKRIGTQHIAADVAH, encoded by the coding sequence ATGGAACTTCACGACGTCTGGTTCGTACTCATCGCGGTCCTCTGGATCGGCTACTTCTTCCTGGAGGGCTTCGACTTCGGAGTCGGCATCCTCACCAAGCTGCTGGCCCGTGACCGCGCCGAGAAGCGGGTGCTGATCAACACGATCGGTCCCGTCTGGGACGGGAACGAGGTGTGGCTGCTCACGGCGGGCGGTGCGACCTTCGCCGCCTTCCCCGAGTGGTACGCCACGCTCTTCTCCGGCTTCTATCTGCCGCTGCTGATCATCCTGGTCTCTCTGATCGTGCGCGGTGTCGCCTTCGAGTACCGGGCAAAGCGGCCCGAGGAGAACTGGCAGCGCAACTGGGAGACCGCGATCTTCTGGACCTCGCTGATCCCGGCGTTCCTGTGGGGCGTGGCCTTCGGCAACATCGTGCGCGGAGTGAAGATCGACCAGAACTTCGAGTACGTGGGCACCTTCTGGGACCTGCTCAACCCGTACGCGCTCCTCGGCGGCCTGGTCACGCTGACGCTGTTCACCTTCCACGGGACGGTGTTCGTCGGGCTCAAGACCGTCGGGGACATTCGGGAGCGGGCGCGGAAGCTGGCGCTGCAACTCGGGCTGGCGACAGCCGTGGTGGCGCTGATCTTCCTGCTCTGGACCCAGGTCGAGAACGGCGACGGTGCGTCGTTGGTCGCCCTGGTCGTGGCCGTGGCCGCGCTCGTCGCCGCCCTTGTGGCGGTCAACGGCGGTCGTGAGGGCTGGGCGTTCATGCTGTCGGGGCTCACCATCGTGGCAGCCGTCGCGATGCTCTTCCTGACGCTCTTCCCGAACGTCATGCCGTCCTCGCTCAATGAGGACTGGAGCCTGACGGTCACCAACGCGTCGTCGAGCCCGTACACCCTGAAGATCATGACCTGGTGCGCGGGCATCGCCACGCCGATCGTCCTGCTCTACCAGTCGTGGACGTACTGGGTGTTCCGCAAGCGGATCGGTACGCAGCACATCGCGGCCGATGTTGCTCACTGA